A stretch of DNA from Halioglobus japonicus:
GCGGGCACGGCCCCAAAAGTGATTCTGGAGGCCTGCGATGCCAGCGCCCTGCAGGTTGTGTCAATCGAGGTCCTCCAACGTTACGCGATCGCGGGTAGCCATTGAAGGCAAAGCTGGGCTATTTTCTTGGCTTGCCGGCTTGGGCGTTTCCCGGTTGGTCTGGCAGCTACTTTCCTGAGGGAGGAAGTTCCCTGGCGCACTATGCCAGTGTCTTCAATACTGTTGAGGGGAATACCACCTTTTACCGGGTGCCGGATGAGGCCAGCGTTGCCCGTTGGCAGCAGGCAGTTGCGGGGTCGGACTTTCGCTTCAGCTTCAAGCTGCCGCGCTCCGTCACCCATGAGCGCAGGCCAGACTGGATTGCACTGAGCACATTTCTTCGTGTGCTGGAGCCTTTAGGTGATCATCTCGGACCTTTCCTAGTGCAATGTCCTGCCACGCTGGGCCCGATGGAGCTGGCCGTGCTCGAAAGATTGTTCGTGGCCTTGCCGGCCGACTTTCGGTATGTGCTGGAGGTGCGCCACCCGGAATTCTTCTATTGTCCACAGCTGCTGGAGCCTCTGTTAGAGCGAACCGGCGCTGGTCGAGTGATGTTCGACAGTAGGCCAATCTATAATGAAGACATACGGCACCCCGAGGTCTTAGCCGCGCGCCATAAAAAGCCAGACGTGCCGCTATTAGACACAGTTTACAACGGCCTAGTTTACGCGAGGGTGGTCCTGCATCCTGATCAGAATCTGAACACCCCATATGTCGATGAGTGGTTGCAGCGTTGCTCGGATTACCTTTCCGCAGGGTTCACGGTGTACTTCATGATGCACTGTCCCAATAACCAGCACTGCCCTGAATTCGCAGCGACCTTCCACGACGCTTTACGAGGGAAAGTAGCTGATCTTCCCGGTCTTCCTGCCTGGCCAATGCCACAACAGAGCAGCTTGTTCTGAGCCGAGCTATAGTGCCCCGAATCAACTCAAAAACTGCACTCCTTCTCCAAAATTGCTAAGCCTGGGCAACGCGTTGGCGAGGTCGTTCTCGCCCAGTCCGAACCAGCGTCCCAGAGGAGCTGCAAACTGCTCTACGGACTGAGTGGGAATCAGGCGGCCACCGCCGGCGTCCTGATCGTGATCAAATTCCGCTTCAGGAATGTCCCCAAAAATCTGCTTCCCTTTGACTGCGCCGCCGACAACGAAGTGATGCGCACCCCAGCCGTGGTCGGTGCCATCACCGTTGATCGCTAGTGTGCGGCCAAAGTCGGATGCGGTGAAAAGGGTCACGTCGTTGGCCAGTCCCATACCATCGATGGCCCCATAAAATGCCTCGATCGCGTCACCTAGAGCTGTCTGTAGCGCAGGCAGATCCTGAGCCTGGCCAGAATGTGTGTCAAAGCCGCCCATGGCGACCGTGAAAATCTGTCTGTGCACGCCCAAATGTGCTCTGGCGGCGATGGTTCTAGCCACCGATCGCAGCTGCTGACCAAGCGGTGTGGACGGGAAAGGCGTTTCAGTCGATGCGTCGATTTTCTGAGTGGCGATGTTGTAAAGCTCATTGGCATCGAACGAGGCGTGAACTTTACTGGCCATGTCGCTGCGCAGGAAATTGCCGCGGTTATAGCGTTCTGCGCGAAAGTGTCTGCGTAGTTCGTCTCGAAGCTTTTCTTCGGTGTACTCTAGAACCCACGGCTGGGAGGCACCTTCTTCGCCTACTTGGTAGGGAGCCGTCTCACGGCCGGTGATGAAAAGCGCACTACCGCCGGTGGTCACGGTGCTGAAGGCCGCGCCAAGGTTGGCACCCGACTGTTGCATTGCATCTGCGAATAGGCCACCCCAGCCAAATTGGGCACCCTCTGGTGCGCCCGCCATCCAGGTTGCCTGCTGATCGTTATGGGAGAAGAGGCGTGAAGGAAGTGGGACAAGTTCGTTGGTGAAACTGCTGCGATCAGTGCGCGTCAACAGTGGGCCGACGTTGCCGATAATAGCGGCATTGCCAGTTTCATAGAGCCGATGCAGCCCTGCCAGTTCCGGAGGCAATGCGAATTTCCGGCTGCCGAAGCCGAGTTTTTTTTCATTTGAAAGCTGAAGCAGGTTGTCGCGTGCGCGGCTGGCGCCCTGTGCTCTGATGAGTGAGGAGCGAATGTTCGCCCAGCGCTGGTAGCTGCCCTGGTCGTAGGGGATGATGGTGTCGTGATTGTCCATACCGCCAAACAGGAATACACAGACCATCGCTTTGTAGCCACTGGTATTCCCTGCCTGGGCCTGGATTCCAGATAGTGCAGTCGATATACCGCCTAAGGACGCGCCAGCGATCGAGCCAGCGCTGAGGTTCAGGAATTTTCTTCGAGAAACTGGCATGGCGTTCTCCTAGCGAATTACAAGGTAGTCGGGGGAGGTCATAATCATCATTACCGCGAACATCACGCGCAGTTCGCGCAGTTCATTATCCTCTGGAGGAATCTCTGCAAGGACGCGTTTTATCTGCGCTCGAGTAACTCCCGACAGCTGGCCGTGGGTGAGAATGATGTCAAGGCGATTGAGGAGAGCGTTGCTGTTGTTCGCCAGCTGGATTTCTCTGCTGTAGTTTGGTTCGAAACTGGTGAGGGCGAGTTCTGCATTGAGCGGCAGCCCTTCTTCGTCATACTCTTCTTGCAACTCTTCTACATCCGTCTCGCGGGCCTCGTTAAAGATGAAGGGCGTCATGAAGTTGGCATAGCCGGGTACTGAACTGGCGTTCACAATTTGTAGCTCAGGCGCCGTCAGGTTGCGGCTGCCCGTCAGTGTGCCCGGTGCCACGTATCCGGGGCGAAAAAAGTTGAATACCGAGGGTGCCCTGTAGGGGTGCTGACCGAGCGCGGTAGCCTCGCTGGTGTCCCACAGGGCCCAGGAGTATTCGGGCGTTACCTGTTTGGCCCTAAAGGCTCTGGCCCAATGGGTCATACGCAGAATCGGTTCGCGTACCTTCCCCGTGACTCGGCCGTTGGGATTGCGCGCCTGGTGATCAAACAGTATAGCTGCCAGAGTTGCTGTCAGGTCGCCTCGCCGACCAGTACCCACCCGTGTGCCGTCAGGTAATGTGTACCGGCCGCGCTCGAAAGTACTGGCCACGCGTTTTGTATAGCCCCTAGTAGGATGACTGGTCACAAACCGCTGTATTAACTGGCGACCGACGAAAGGTGCTACGTTAGGATGGGCGAAAAGGTGGTCTAATGCAGCATCGATGCTCTGCTTGCCCGGCGTATTAGCTGCGATGCGGGTGCCCAGAAACTGCTTCGGACGATCTGAGTGACTGTCTGGGTAGATCACCATCGGTACGGCGAATGCGATGCCATCAGCGTCTTCAACGTCATCGCCGTCAAAGTAACGTTTATCGATATTAAGCCCGGTGAATACGCGCGCGAGCCCGGTGACATCCTCGTTGTTGTAGGTTTCGAGAGGCTGGCCTTCAGTATCCGTGCGCGGCGTGCCATCCGCATTCAGCTCGAGCAGTCCAATTGTGAAGAGCTGCATGATTTCGCGGGCGTAGTTCTCGTCGGGGACGCGACCGGTTTCCAGGTCCCCCTTCTCATTGCCCATGTAGGTCAGGTAGTGTCCCATCGCGGGTGCATAAGTCACTGCCTCCAGCAGATCACGGTAATTGCCGAAAGCGTGCTCAATCAGCAGGTCCTGGTAGTAAACGACGGCATCGGGAATGTCCGTGAGGAGTCCGCCACCGCTGTTGGAAACCACAAGTAGCTCAGACAGGGCAAATGCCATGCGTTGTCGCAATTGGTCCCGACCGACAATGGCGTTGCGCCAGAAACCGAACGTGGCGGCCTCGTTCTCCAGCAGAACAACTTCCTCCTCGGCTTCAGGAGTGTTCTGACGATACTCGAGTAGAAACGGCATAAGATAGTTGGGCGGCTCTTGCAGTTGGTCGAGGAACCAAGCTGAGGCACTGGTCTGGGCCAGGCGGCTGATCTCGTCTGGTCTGGGACCAAAAGTGGCCTGCGCTAAAAATCGAGCGGTCGTTTTCGGTGTTACGAAAGCGTCGTCCGCGGCCTGTACGGGCGGTAAAGACGCGAGAGCAGTGGTTCCGCAGAGAATAATTAGCGTTTTCCAACCGGGCATCCTGAATCTCCTGCATAGGCAATCGATGTTGGGCTGGCCCTAGTTTATGCCGTCCTCGGTCCCTGTGGGATTACAAAGAGGAGCGTGAATTTATACATATCTGTATAAGTTTATGCCGATCGCGCCTTGCAGTCCGGCGCCCTATGGATTGGTGGGAAAGATACAGTCAAACACCGTGCCTTTCTGGCCTTGTAGTAGTGTGATGTCGGCACCGTGCAGCTGAGAGACAGAGCGAACGATGGCAAGGCCCAAGCCGTTCCCCGGTTCCGAGCGGCTCGCGTCTGCGCGATAGAATCGTTCGAAAATCTGTGAGTGATGCTCCGGGGGAATGCCGGGGCCGTCGTCGCCCACCTGGAGTAGAACGCCGCTTTTAGAACTCTGAAGACGAACCCAGGTTTTTCCTCCGGGATTCCCATGTTCAATGCTGTTCTCCAGAAGGTTGGTGAGCATTTGTGTCAGCATGTTGGTGTCACCTTCAATCCTTAGATCGGGCAGGATCGCCGGCTCGAGCCTGCGGCCGGCGTCGACGAACACTGGTTGGTAACTTTCAACGACATCTTCGACCAGAGTGGAAAGCTCAACCTCGCTGAAGCGTTTGCCACGGTCAGCTGACTCGATTTCACTCAGCCGGAGTAAGTTACTGAATACCTGCAATACAGTCTGTACTTGCTGCTCGGCACTGGTCAGGTGCGCCTCCAGTGCCACCGGGTCTGCCAAATCTTGGTGCATAAGCTGCAGACGGTTGGAAATGCGCGACAGAGGTGTCTTAATGTCATGGGCTACGCCTATCGAGACGGATTCGATATTGCGATGCATCGCCTCGAGCCGATCCAGCATGGAGTTGACCTGAGTCGCAAGCGTGTCAAATTCGTCATTGTGTTTGCTCACAGATGCGCGTTGATCAGAGTTACCCATGCCTATCTGCTCCACTGCGATGGCGAGGTCATCCAAGCGCCTGTGAACCCGCTTGCTCAACGCATAGCCTATCACCAGTGATAGTGGAATGCTGATAATGATGAGGAAGAATAGACCTGCGTTCAGCGTATCCTTGAGGACGAAATAATCCCAGCTTCGATTGCGGGCCACGGTGATCACGTGATCACGGACCGCGTCCCCGCGATAGACCCGCGTCTCCAGTGCCTCATCCAAATCCTCAAAGTAAAAAAGTCGCTCGGACAGGCCTGTGGGTGCATCTTTCAGAAATGGTAGGCCCAGCAGCGGCGTTCCATCGATGCCACTAATCAGGGCGGCGAAGTCTCCGTCTTCTAAGATCCAGAAAGCCTCCTCATCGGGTTGAAGCCAGGGCTCGTTTTCTTCGCCTAGTTCATTCGCCAGGGCATCGAGGCCGTCTTCCGCGAGCAACTCGGTAAGCCACTCGTGGTGGTCGAGCAGTTCTTCCTGCTCGCGGGCCTCTATGTCCTTCAGGTTAAGGGCACCCAGAAAACCACCCAGCAGTATCACCACCAGGAAAAAGCCAAGTGATGCTAATAGTGTCAGGCGAAAGACCGAAGATCTGAACACTGGCTCAATCCGCCTTCAGCATGTATCCAGAGCCACGCACGGTTTTAATCAGCTCGGTGGTGAACGGTTTGTCGATTTTTGTACGCAGGCGACTGACGTGGGTTTGCACGAGCGAAGTCTTTGGGTCAAAGGTATAACCCCAAACGCGATCCAGTAGCATAGTGCGGGTGATAACTTGGCCCGGGTGCATGAGAAAAAGCTCCAAGATTTGAAATTCACGCGGCAGAAGCTCAATAGTTTGGCCTGCGCGTTGGACAGTGCGCGATGCCCGATTCAAGGCCAGGTCTCCCGCTTGGAGCTCAATCTCATCTTTGAGCAGGGGCTTGCGCCGGGCCAGAGCCCTGACCCGGGCGAGTAATTCCGAAAAGGCGAAGGGTTTGACCATATAGTCGTCAGCGCCAGCTTCTAGTCCTGCCACACGGTCATCGATACCCGATAGAGCGGTCAACATGAGTATGGGCGTATCCAGCTTGCTACCCCGCAAAATGCGTACAGCGTCAATGCCATCCATGCCTGGAAGTAGCCGATCGAACACGATGACATCAAAGTCGCCAGATGCTGAGGCCAACACGCCCGAAGGGCTGTCGCTCTCGTGTTGAACTGCGTAGCCCTGCTCGCGCAGACCGCGAGTGACGAATTCAGCAGTGTCCAGGTCGTCCTCAATCAGCAGGATATTCACAATGTCTCCTAGTCATGTCACTCCTATGGTAGGTGATATTGGCGCAGCGTGAATATACAAATATGTAAAGCGGGCATGTTTTCAGCTCTACAGTGAGCGGAAGAATCTGTCCAGCGCCTCAATTGCTTGTATCAAATTTAAATTCTGCGACGGGCGAAAACTTATTAATGTCCTCATGGTACTGACTTCACACGATAAACTGGGTGATACAGGTGAGAAAACTGGATTTTGGCTGGAGGAGTTTGCGGCCCCTTATTACCGGATGCTCGACGCCGGTGTCGAATTGACTATCGCCTCACCCGCCGGCGGTCAGCCGCCGCTGGCCCCCAAGAGCGACGCCCCCGACGCCCAGACCGACGCGGCACAACGATTCACTGCAGATACGGCGGCGCAAGCGGTGCTTGCTGGCTCGCGTGTGCTTGCAGAGCTTGACGTCGCCGACTTCGATGCCTTTTTCTATCCCGGCGGGCACGGGCCACTCTGGGACCTCACGGAAGATGTCGACTCCATTGCACTGATCGAGAATGCCCTGGCGCAGGGCAAGCCCGTTGCCGCGGTGTGTCATGCGCCCGCGGTGCTTATCAGGGCGACCGTGGAAGGTGAGCCTATGGTCAAGGGACGTCGTGTAACTGGCTTTACCAACAGTGAGGAAGCGGCTGTTGGCTTGACCGATGTGGTGCCGTTCTTGCTGGAAGACCGGCTGCATGAGTTGGGAGGAAATTTCAGTGCAGCGGCCGACTGGGAGCCTCACGTAGTGGTTGATGGTTTGCTGATAACTGGGCAGAACCCCGCGTCATCGGCACCGGTGGCGGACGCTTTGATCGACGCAATTGGCGCCGGCGAGTAATTTCCCTCGGTGGAGTGCATTGCTCAACGCCATGCTGGTATTACCGGATAAACCAATGGTGTGCCACATCTCGATAGGTATGGCGTAGCGCCAGCAGTGCACTAGCATTAATGGGTCATAATAATAAAGGAGATCGAGATGACAGAAAAACAACAGGTTGAGCGAGAAGCGCTCGAAACATATCACCGTTTCGTGGCCCAGCGTGATCGCATCGACGAGGGCGAAGCCGGTTGGGAGACGCTGGCTGACTTTTTTACCGAGGACGCGGTCTATCTGGACCCGGCCTGGGGCAGGCAGGAAGGGCGCGAAACAATCCGCAATTTTTTTGTCGCCTCGATGGCCGGTCTGACCGGTTATGGCTGGTCGACGCCTGAGCGATGGACCATGACCGAGGGCCACCGTCTCGTCAGTCACTGGGACCAGGTGCTCGGGGAGAAGCCCGACGGCAGTCAGTGGATCGTGCCCGGGCTGTCCATACTCTACTACGCTGGGGACGGTCTGTTCTGCTACAGCCACGACTATCTTAACATGACGTATATCGGTGAGACGCTCAAGGCGATGGCCTGGCGGCCGCCGGCTGAGTTCAACATGCCGCCCGCCAAGCCGGATTGGCATACGCATCTACCACCTGCCTGGAGGCATTTGCCCGATGTGTTTGCGGCCGATGGCAGCGCTGTCTGAGGCGTTGAGCTGTTGAGCGGCATGGCGTGGGGTCTAAACCCTCAACGCATCGGGGTCGATAACAAAGATCACGGTGGTCAGTATTAGCATCACTGCCAACAGCAAAATGCATGGCTAGCGGTAGCGTTTCTCTATTGCCTGCCAGGTCGGGCGGCTCGAGGGCCTCAGATCAGCCCTGAGTGTGCCGATACTGGCTTGGCGTCATTACTACGCAATTTTTAAATAAGGTAGTAAAGGAGGCCTTGCTGTTAAAGCCGGCGACGGTCATCAAGTCGGTGAAAGTGCGATCCTGCCAGTCGCTGTCCCTGAGGAGGTGCTTGGCGTCGTCGACGCACAGGCTTTTCTCTTTGTCGTCGACAGTGAGGTCAATGCCGGCGCATCCTGGCATGGCAGTCTGCCGTACTTTATTTTTATGGCGTTTATCGCCGTGATCGCGATTTTCAGTTTCCGGTATTTACCGGAAACCAAGGGCAAGTCGCTGGAAGAGATCGAGAGCATCTGGCGGTAGCCGCGCGCTCTCGTCAGTTGTGTTGTTTAGCGGACGGGCTCGTCAAAGTAGGTCTCGGGGTAGGGCTCGTTTTTCAGCGTGAAGTGCCACCATTCGGCGGGATAGTTGCTGAAGCCATGGCGTTCCATAACGCTGCGTAGCAACAGGCGATTCGCTCGCGCCTTAGGTCTGATGGTGTCGTTCTGGGTGTTTGAAAGGGGGCCGAAGTAGTCCCATTCGGTGCCCATATCCAGTGCCTGCCCGCTGGCCGTTTCTACGAGCGTGAGATCGACGGTGCTGCCGCGCGAGTGACCAGATTGTTCTGCTATATAGCCTTTTGGCACAAGCTCTGACTTCGCGAGGGTCGGATAGTAACGCGCCTTCTGCAGGGTGTCGCTGGTGTCGCGAGTCCAGCGCATAAAGTGGTCGACGGCCCGTTGTGGCCTGTAACAGTCGTACACGCGCAATGACAGACCAAAACTCAACAATTCCTGCTGCGCTGCCGCTAACGCCTGAGCGCTGGGCAGGGTGAGCAGGCATTGGGGAGCTTCATAGCCATCGACACGCCGGCCGACGAAATTGTCAGAGCCATGGTAGCGAATCTCAGTTTTGATATCCGGTGCGTAATCAATGAGATTGACCAGCACCTCATCAGCGATAGTTTTAACGCTGGCGCCGAGCAGCAGCAGAGTCATCAGGAAACGCATGGGCATGTTGGGTGCTCCTGTACTGTGGCTGTATTCAGTGCGAAATCGCTAGATCGACATGCCCAGCATTGCAAAGGCGGCGGTGGCACAGCCGCCGGCGAGCAGGGCATAGGGTAATTGGGTGCGCACGTGGGCGATGTGGTCAGATCCTGAGGCCAGCGAGGAGATCACGGTGGTATCGCTGATGGGTGAGGAGTGATCACCAAAAATGCCCCCGGACAGCACCGCCGCAAGAAACGGTGCCGGTGGCAGCCCCAGGGCCATGCCGGCCGGAATGGCAATGGGAATCATGATGGCAAACGTACCCCAGCTGGATCCCACGGAGAAGGCGATAAATGCCGAGCTCAGGAATACCGCAGGTAGCAACAGGCTGGCGGCCAGATCCTGTGGAATTTGCGAGGCGACCCAGGGGCCGGTGCCGAGTGCCTTGGCGGTGTCGCCCAGCGCCAGGGCCAGCAACAGAATGATGGCCATCGGCAACAACCTACCCGCACCCTCCAGGAAAATATCCATGAGCTGAGAAACGTTCATCTGCCGTTGGCCCAGCACCAGCAGCCAGGTGCAGGCTAGCGCTGCCAGTACCGCCCACAGCACTGAGGTGGAGCCGGAACCCTGGGCGAGGTTGCCCTCACCGGTAATCCAAAGTCCGAGCGGCATGGTGGTAATCAGCACGATCAGCGGCAGTACCATATTGATGGCCTTGCCGCCCTCGGTTTCTTTGTCGCTCTCTGACACTGGATCCTGGGAGGCAGCCCGTGCCTCCGCTTCACGCATGGGGCCAATATTCCAGTTAAAGGCGATGACCAGTGCGGTGAGTCCCACGGCAAACCAGGCATAGAAATTCATGCTGATGGACTCGGCGAATACGCCCAGTGGATTGTCTACATCCAGGTTGCCCAGCAGGCTGAGATTGAAAGCGCCCCAGGCATTGAGCGGAATCAGAATACAAATGGGCGCTGAGGTTGAATCGATGATGTAGGCGAGTTTTTCCCGGGCGACACGGTAGCGATCAATCAGCGGCCGGGCCACGGTGCCTGCCACCAGTACGGTGATATTGGATTCGATGAAGATGACAATGCCGCTGAAAAACGCCAGCCACTGGGCTCGCTTGCCGCTGTTACCCCAGCGTCTGGATTCCAGCCAGCCAATAAAACCACGCACGCCACCGCTGGCCTCAATGGTGGCAATGAGGGCGCCTATGAGCAGCGTAAAGGCAATGACTCTGGCGTCCCCGGCATTGCCAAGCACCGCGATAATACTCTCGATAGCATCCGCCAGCCCGGAGAGCGGGTTGCCGCCCGCCAGCAGCGTGGCTCCCAGCCATATGCCACCTGCCAGGGCCAGATAGACCTGGCGCGACCAGAGGGCCAGGCCAATGGCCAGCAGGGGAGGAAGGAGTGATGTCCATCCGGGTTCGTACATGGTGCGTTCTCATTCAGCAATGGTGTACATGGCAGCTACTGCTGGCCATAAAAACATTGGTGCCTGTGAGGTTGCAAGTATGGGGGGCTAGCGGACAGGCGCAGGCCTGTCCGGTTCAGTCCGTAGAGGTGGCCGCCTCGATTTCGACGACGATCTCATTGCGCCGCAAGAACGGTGGGGTCCAGGGTGGGTTGTACTGATTCAGGGTGGGCTCGCCCCGCAGGCTGATGCCGTTCTCGCTCAGTGTGGTCAGCAGGGTGCGACGATAGCGGTTAATTTTGCTGCTGGTGGCCCACCCGGAGAAGGTCACTGCTGCCACCAGTCGTTCCGGGGTCTCGTGCAAAGTCACACTGCCGTTCTCTGGGGTCGGAAGATCGTCCATGCTATAGGCTCCGGGCATGGTGAAACTCATGACCGGATTGTCGCCCGACAGGGTCTCGCCAACCGGGGCGGTCATGGCAATCTTCGCTCCCTCGTCGTTACCACCAAAAATGTAGCCCGCCAGTCGCTGAAAGCCGCCGCTGCTCTCACGACCGCTGCGTAGTGGCGTGCGCGCCTCGATGCTGGGGGCATAGCGCCGCAGCTCGACGTCACCGAGCGTGTCCAGCAAATCCCAGTGGGGTTCTTCCAGTGCTTTAGCCATATTGGGTATGAGTAATATGGCCACGCACAATAAGAGCGCTCGCAACATCATCCACGTGTCACCTCTGTGCTTATATTCATCAGTGTGTACGCACCAGCGGTAGTGGTAGATTAGTGGCCCTGGTCAGTTGGCAACGAGTGAGTTAGGTGTATGAGTACACAAGATAGTGGGCGCGACGATCCGCGTTTCAGGCAAATTGAGTCCATCGGTGAGTACCTGGGTTCAGATCTTGCGCGCACCCACGGTATCACTAAGCGCGAGCAAGCTGCAGGTCTTGACCCGGACCAGATTCAACGTGAACACGACCAGTTAATGCACGACGGCTACATTATCCTGCACGGCCTGGTCAGTGCCGATGAGCTGCAGTTACTGCGCGATACTTCTGCCCCTTACCTTGACAAGATGGGCCGTAATTCTTTCGAGGGCGAGCGTACCCAGCGCATTTATGGTGTGCCCGAGAAACTGCGTGCCGCGGATCGGTTTATTGAACACCCGCATATTCTCGCGCATCTCGATCGATTGCTAATGCCCAACTATCTGCTGTCCCAGGCGCAGGTGGTTAATATCCTCGATGGCTCCCCGGCACAGCCGCTGCACATCGATGACGGCTTTTACCCCTGGCCTCGGCCGCGCCCGGCCTTGTCTGCGGCCACGGTGTTTGCGCTAGATGACTTTACTGACAACAATGGCGCTACAGTCGCGATTCCAGGCAGTCATGCCTGGGGAGAAGAGCGGCTTCCCGGAGACGACGACATTTGCGTCAAGGCAATTATGCCCGCCGGCTCCGCCATTCTGTTTCTGGGCAATCTCTGGCACGGGGGCGGCGCAAACTATTCGGCTCAGAGCCGCCTCGCAATCACCGCCCAGTATTGTGAGCCCTGGGTGCGCACTCAGGAGAACTACTTCTTGTCGGTGTCTCGCGAAACGGCGGCGAATGTGTCTGAAACCCTTCGCAGCATGCTGGGGTACTCGATTCATCCACCGTTTATGGGCATGGTTGAAGGCATGCACCCCAAACGCAAGCTGGACATCCACGGCTAGGTGTTATCAGTCGAATACCTGGCCGTCGAACAGAATGATGGATGGGTCAGGGCCATCGGGGTCTACCTCCATCACCGCGCCCACATAGAACACGTGCTCGCTGTCGAGCATGGCGACGTGGTCGGGGTTTTGCGGATCGAGGTTGTTGGTGTTCAGGCGACAGACGGGGTCGGTGAAACCTGAGCATAAATGACTGTGAGCGTCGCTCCAGCGCTCGAACATATAGCCTGGCTCAGCGATCACCTGTAGGCGCATGTCCGTCGTGAAGTCTGGGAAGTCGATTTCGCAACGTTCTCCGGGCAGGCAGAAAAATGTCAGGTCGCCGGAGGCAACCGCGCCGTGATCGAGCGCCACGACAACCACTTTGCAAGCGCTCAACGCGCAGACGAACAACAGCAGGCAAATCCTTCTCATCATCAGCCAGCCTCCTCGTGGCCGGGCGGGGTGCCCCGATGAACCTGTGTCGCCATGGAGACTAGATGGTGCGGCGGATAATCGCCCAGATTAAAACCTGATTTCAGCTAAAGCTTTTAAATATCAATTGCTTACTGGGGTTCCTTGGTAACGCGGCGGATATCGGCCCCGAGGCTGGCCAGCTTATTTTCGAGGTGTTCATAGCCGCGATCGAGGTGATAGATACGGCTGACCTCGGTTTCGCCTTCGGCGACCAGGCCCGCCAGCACCAGGCAGGCACTGGCCCGCAGATCGGTGGCCATCACCTGGGCGCCGCTGAGGCCGCCGCGCTCGCCGCGCACCACGGCCACCTGGGTCATGGGGGTAATGTCTGCACCCAGGCGCACCAGCTCCTGAACGTGCATAAAGCGATTCTCAAAAATGCCCTCGGTGACCACCGATGTGCCCTTGGCCTGGGTCATCAGCGCCATCAGCTGGGCCTGCAAATCGGTGGGGAAGCCGGGATAGGGCGCTGTCGAAATGTCGACGGCGCGACAGTTCTCGGCGGCTTTCACGGTGATGGCATCGCCTTCCACGTCGATACGGAAGTCGGCGTCGCGCAATTTGTCGATCAGTGATTGCAGGTGCTCGGGTACGCACTGGTTGACGGTGACCGTGCCACCGGTAATGGCGCCGGCCAGCAGCAGCGTGCCCGCTTCAATTCGGTCGGGAATAATCCGATGTCTGGCGGGCTTTAGCGTTTCCACGCCTTCAACCGTGATGACACTGGTACCGACGCCAGTGATCTTTGCGCCCATGCCGATCAGGCAGTTGGCCAGATCCACCACTTCAGGCTCCTTGGCAGCATTTTCGATGACGGTGGTGCCGCTCGCCAGGCTGGCGGCCATCAACGCATTCTCAG
This window harbors:
- a CDS encoding DUF1800 domain-containing protein, which encodes MPGWKTLIILCGTTALASLPPVQAADDAFVTPKTTARFLAQATFGPRPDEISRLAQTSASAWFLDQLQEPPNYLMPFLLEYRQNTPEAEEEVVLLENEAATFGFWRNAIVGRDQLRQRMAFALSELLVVSNSGGGLLTDIPDAVVYYQDLLIEHAFGNYRDLLEAVTYAPAMGHYLTYMGNEKGDLETGRVPDENYAREIMQLFTIGLLELNADGTPRTDTEGQPLETYNNEDVTGLARVFTGLNIDKRYFDGDDVEDADGIAFAVPMVIYPDSHSDRPKQFLGTRIAANTPGKQSIDAALDHLFAHPNVAPFVGRQLIQRFVTSHPTRGYTKRVASTFERGRYTLPDGTRVGTGRRGDLTATLAAILFDHQARNPNGRVTGKVREPILRMTHWARAFRAKQVTPEYSWALWDTSEATALGQHPYRAPSVFNFFRPGYVAPGTLTGSRNLTAPELQIVNASSVPGYANFMTPFIFNEARETDVEELQEEYDEEGLPLNAELALTSFEPNYSREIQLANNSNALLNRLDIILTHGQLSGVTRAQIKRVLAEIPPEDNELRELRVMFAVMMIMTSPDYLVIR
- a CDS encoding sensor histidine kinase gives rise to the protein MFRSSVFRLTLLASLGFFLVVILLGGFLGALNLKDIEAREQEELLDHHEWLTELLAEDGLDALANELGEENEPWLQPDEEAFWILEDGDFAALISGIDGTPLLGLPFLKDAPTGLSERLFYFEDLDEALETRVYRGDAVRDHVITVARNRSWDYFVLKDTLNAGLFFLIIISIPLSLVIGYALSKRVHRRLDDLAIAVEQIGMGNSDQRASVSKHNDEFDTLATQVNSMLDRLEAMHRNIESVSIGVAHDIKTPLSRISNRLQLMHQDLADPVALEAHLTSAEQQVQTVLQVFSNLLRLSEIESADRGKRFSEVELSTLVEDVVESYQPVFVDAGRRLEPAILPDLRIEGDTNMLTQMLTNLLENSIEHGNPGGKTWVRLQSSKSGVLLQVGDDGPGIPPEHHSQIFERFYRADASRSEPGNGLGLAIVRSVSQLHGADITLLQGQKGTVFDCIFPTNP
- a CDS encoding type 1 glutamine amidotransferase domain-containing protein — protein: MVLTSHDKLGDTGEKTGFWLEEFAAPYYRMLDAGVELTIASPAGGQPPLAPKSDAPDAQTDAAQRFTADTAAQAVLAGSRVLAELDVADFDAFFYPGGHGPLWDLTEDVDSIALIENALAQGKPVAAVCHAPAVLIRATVEGEPMVKGRRVTGFTNSEEAAVGLTDVVPFLLEDRLHELGGNFSAAADWEPHVVVDGLLITGQNPASSAPVADALIDAIGAGE
- a CDS encoding DUF72 domain-containing protein, with the translated sequence MKAKLGYFLGLPAWAFPGWSGSYFPEGGSSLAHYASVFNTVEGNTTFYRVPDEASVARWQQAVAGSDFRFSFKLPRSVTHERRPDWIALSTFLRVLEPLGDHLGPFLVQCPATLGPMELAVLERLFVALPADFRYVLEVRHPEFFYCPQLLEPLLERTGAGRVMFDSRPIYNEDIRHPEVLAARHKKPDVPLLDTVYNGLVYARVVLHPDQNLNTPYVDEWLQRCSDYLSAGFTVYFMMHCPNNQHCPEFAATFHDALRGKVADLPGLPAWPMPQQSSLF
- a CDS encoding DUF1501 domain-containing protein: MPVSRRKFLNLSAGSIAGASLGGISTALSGIQAQAGNTSGYKAMVCVFLFGGMDNHDTIIPYDQGSYQRWANIRSSLIRAQGASRARDNLLQLSNEKKLGFGSRKFALPPELAGLHRLYETGNAAIIGNVGPLLTRTDRSSFTNELVPLPSRLFSHNDQQATWMAGAPEGAQFGWGGLFADAMQQSGANLGAAFSTVTTGGSALFITGRETAPYQVGEEGASQPWVLEYTEEKLRDELRRHFRAERYNRGNFLRSDMASKVHASFDANELYNIATQKIDASTETPFPSTPLGQQLRSVARTIAARAHLGVHRQIFTVAMGGFDTHSGQAQDLPALQTALGDAIEAFYGAIDGMGLANDVTLFTASDFGRTLAINGDGTDHGWGAHHFVVGGAVKGKQIFGDIPEAEFDHDQDAGGGRLIPTQSVEQFAAPLGRWFGLGENDLANALPRLSNFGEGVQFLS
- a CDS encoding response regulator transcription factor encodes the protein MNILLIEDDLDTAEFVTRGLREQGYAVQHESDSPSGVLASASGDFDVIVFDRLLPGMDGIDAVRILRGSKLDTPILMLTALSGIDDRVAGLEAGADDYMVKPFAFSELLARVRALARRKPLLKDEIELQAGDLALNRASRTVQRAGQTIELLPREFQILELFLMHPGQVITRTMLLDRVWGYTFDPKTSLVQTHVSRLRTKIDKPFTTELIKTVRGSGYMLKAD